The following is a genomic window from Crossiella equi.
CTCCCTTGACCAGCTCGGCGGCCTTCACCGGGTCCAGCTCGCCCTCGCCGTAGGAGGGGCACTCCCGGGCCAGGTAGCAGGCCCCGCAGGCGGGCTTGCGGGCGTGGCAGACCCGCCGTCCGTGGTGGATGACGCGCTGGGACAGCGGCGTCCAGTCCTTGCGCTCGACCAGGGCGCCGATGGCGTGCTCGACCTTGACCGGGTCGGTCTCGGTGGTCCAGCCCCAGCGGCGGACCAGGCGGCCGAAGTGGGTGTCCACGGTGATGCCGGGCAGGCCGAAGGCCTCGCCGAGGATGACGTTGGCGGTCTTGCGGCCCACCCCGGGCAGCTCGACCAGCTGCTCCAGCGTGCCGGGCACCTGGCCGTCGTGGCGCTCGACCAGCGCCGCGCCCATGCCCATGATCGAGGTGGCCTTGTTCCGGAAGAAGCCGGTCGGCCGGATGTACTCCTCCAGCTCGGCGCGGTCGGCCCCGGCGTAGTCGGCGGCCGTGCGGTACCGGGCGAACAGTGCCGGGGTGACCTCGTTCACACGTTTGTCCGTGCACTGGGCGGACAGGATGACCGCGACGGCCAGCTCCAGCGGGTTGGTGAAGTCGAGCTCGCAGTCGGCGTCCGGGTAACCCGCGGCGAGCGCCCGCACGACACGCCGGACCCGTCGAACCAACGCCAGCCGGGATACCTCTGCCACCCCATCAGCCTACGGACTGGCCCCGAAGGTGTTGACGCCTGACGGGGACCCCGGTTGTGCTCACGGAGGGTGTATGGGTCACTATCGGCAGACCATGGCTGCTTGGTTTGTACTCGTCGTCCCACTCATCGTGATGTTCTTCGCGCTCTTCATGGAACGCGTGGAAGACCGGCTCCGGCACGTCGCCGTGCAGGAGGACGAGGTCGAGGAGTTCCTGGAGAAGGCTCGCCCCGACGAGGTGCGCGCTCTCTACGGGCACGGCATCGGTCGGGCACTCGAACTTTTCCGGCTCCGCAGGCTCGGCGGACGGGTCACGCGCAAGCCGCGCCGTGTCCGCAGCCGCCCTTAGCCGGGTGAAGTCCTAGACTGCTCGGAGTGATCGGCGGCACGTCGACGTGGCCCGCTCCAGTGGCTTCGACGAGAACACGTGACTGTCGCGTCTCGACAGGAGGGACGAGGTGGACGAGACCCTGGCCCGCGCGGGCATCTTCCAGGGCGTGGATCCGAGTGCCGCTGAGGCGCTGGCTAGCTCTTTGGAGTCGGTGGACTTCCCGCGCAGCCATGTGATCTTCGCGGAAGGAGAGCCCGGCGACCGGCTGTACATCCTGCAGTCGGGGAAGGTGAAGCTCGGGCGCAAGTCGCCGGACGGCAGGGAGAACCTGCTGGCCATCATGGGGCCTTCCGACATGTTCGGTGAGATGTCCATCTTCGATCCGGGACCGAGGACTTCCACGGCCACCACGGTGACCGAGGTGCGTGCGCTGACCATGGACCGGCCGGCGCTG
Proteins encoded in this region:
- the nth gene encoding endonuclease III; translated protein: MAEVSRLALVRRVRRVVRALAAGYPDADCELDFTNPLELAVAVILSAQCTDKRVNEVTPALFARYRTAADYAGADRAELEEYIRPTGFFRNKATSIMGMGAALVERHDGQVPGTLEQLVELPGVGRKTANVILGEAFGLPGITVDTHFGRLVRRWGWTTETDPVKVEHAIGALVERKDWTPLSQRVIHHGRRVCHARKPACGACYLARECPSYGEGELDPVKAAELVKGVEAPHLLALAEQLRAPKSAEAGARR